In a single window of the Anguilla rostrata isolate EN2019 chromosome 4, ASM1855537v3, whole genome shotgun sequence genome:
- the cbr4 gene encoding carbonyl reductase family member 4 — MSELAVVFGGSRGIGRAVSQLLAARGHRVAVVSRHLEAAQAAVATLAGGEHVALGCDVSREQEVQEAFQSIQKTCGNLRYLVNAAGVNRDGLLLRAAQGDMVSVLHTNLLGTMLTCRAALRSMLHKQGGAIVNIGSVVGQKGHAGQCVYSASKAGLEGFTRSLAREVASRRIRVNLLAPGYIRTDMTAGLKEAELVRGVPLGRFGEPEEVAQAALFLLETPYVTGQVLLVDGGLQLAM; from the exons atgtcagagcTGGCCGTGGTGTTTGGGGGCTCGCGCGGGATTGGCCGAGCTGTGTCACAGCTGCTGGCTGCTCGAGGTCACAGGGTTGCCGTGGTTTCCAGACACCTGGAAGCTGCACAAGCTGCTGTGGCAACGCTGGCCGGAG GGGAGCACGTGGCTCTGGGCTGTGATGTCTCCAGGGAGCAGGAGGTGCAGGAAGCCTTCCAGAGCATACAGAAAACCTGCGGAAACCTCCGCTACCTGGTCAACGCTGCAGGTGtcaacag ggATGGGCTCTTGTTGAGAGCAGCGCAGGGGGACATGGTGTCTGTGCTCCACACCAACCTGCTGGGGACCATGCTCACCTGCCGAGCAGCGCTTCGGAGCATGCTCCACAAACAGGGCGGGGCCATCGTCAACATAG ggtCGGTTGTAGGGCAGAAGGGGCATGCAGGGCAGTGTGTCTACAGCGCCTCtaaggcagggctggagggCTTCACCCGCTCGCTCGCCAGAGAAGTGGCATCGCGCCGCATCCGCGTCAACCTGCTGGCTCCAG GTTATATCCGCACAGACATGACGGCGGGGCtgaaggaggcggagcttgtTCGGGGCGTCCCGCTGGGCAGATTCGGCGAGCCGGAGGAGGTGGCACAGGCGGCGCTCTTCCTCCTGGAGACGCCCTACGTGACAGGGCAGGTGCTGCTGGTGGACGGAGGGCTGCAATTGGCCATGTAG